Proteins encoded by one window of Sphingosinicella sp. BN140058:
- a CDS encoding calcium-binding protein — protein sequence MAILNGRAGGRLSRADVAEGNRDVTMQDVITGTPGWDELRGTPGDDVIDGLSGYDQIWGGDGNDILRSGEDGGVLYGEAGDDRLEGGPGSSAMEGGAGNDVIIGGDDVDHVIMGLGSDVVQTGAGKDYIEFRSLRDDEGHQLIDAGSDDDTIIIGSRGKSTFEIATGVGADILIFSSLGGDAAVTLGAGVDRVRFWTDAPAGKITFLDFAAGAGGDRIDWIDLLTTSAYGWDVNTNPFATGYLRLRQEGLYAVLDFDQNGGGDTYRPMFVFAGRSASAFTAENFDGYRPDGAMPAGITFSGTNNSDWLDGTSGNDTIDGLAGDDAIGGGAGNDTIRGGAGSDSLTGEIGDDTLEGGADNDSLSDKFGNDILRGGDGDDTLFAEAGADELDGGDGNDYLSINSRDLLTRTARGGEGDDVIVLMPYTAAHHILDGGAGADRISIDGLSKTANVTLGSGSDILELGTAQSDTTAWQGQITVRDFATGVNGDAFQFLDFVSDVTTWDGSSNPFGSGHLRLRQDGASTLFEIDRDGGGDGYRTLVIFNATQATAFTSVNLSGFAPDGSPPPGLVLTGGEWSDTLHGGSGDDQISGGAEQDLLYGAAGADMLFGETGNDYLYGEAGADTLLGGSGNDGLTGGYGDDLVEGGEDNDWISDPEGSDTLRGGAGDDNISVDRRDSMSASVYVDGGAGNDTIELRSYSYGAVVFDVNGGDGDDLVKIGGMTASTTVTLGAGIDKLSVAFDFATYSGSVRINDFVAGAGGDQIDLSILLERFSPPADPFGSGYARIVKSGSDTLVEFDRDGRGGIWGFQTIFVLAGVNPTTLTVDNLGYTVNALSGTAAADVVVGTERDEVFDLAQGGADQISGGGGGDLIYFGASYGAGDIVNGGAGIDSLSLQGSYGSATPLSLTGSSIQGIEVLVLMSNTDLRFANPGMSTSPSQYTLVMQDNLLATGGTLQIDGRGLTAAETLSVDAAAEATGAYAMFGGASADTLIGGGGQDVLDGGAGDDILNGSGGADTLRGGLGNDLYLSDGLDTIVEAAGGGTDEVRTAAAAYTLTAANIEILTGTSATGQTLNGSEVGNLIDGGAGNDIMNGLGGADTLRGNAGNDVYIVGAGDVVVEAAGNGTDRVRTALASYSLAANVEELVGTAATGQGLSGNALANTITGGSGNDILDGAGGADILQGGLGDDIYVFDGSDALLEAANAGTDEVRVSFAAYTLAAANIENVTGTSSAGQALTGNGVANVITGGTGNDTLDGGAGADTLRGGLGNDIYLVDESDIVVEAASAGTDEVRVSLATYTLRAANVEILTGISATGQTLNGNELGNLIDGGAGNDIMNGLGGSDTLRGNGGNDVYIVGAGDVVVETAGNGTDRVRTALASYSLTADVEELVGTATTGQILLGNYIANTITGGSGNDFLDGGNGSDILQGGLGDDVYFFDGSDGLVEAANAGTDEVRVAAASFTLGANFENVIGTGSANQLLTGNAAANLIDGGLGADRMVGLGGNDIYLVDNLGDVVVEAVGDGVDEVRTALGSRTDFSQLYVLAANVETFTGTSTTGQGVRLNAGDNVVRVLMGNDLLVLDNGGNDQVNAGGGSDFLYMGAAFTNGDALNGGAGNDTVSLTGTYALTLQADDLVMIEKLILDSSGNAAAPYTYALVMNNANVAAGQQMVVAAEALLAGEVLSFNGAGETDGSYSVQGGRGGDTIVTGAGADRIWGNGGADLLTGGAGKDLFDYRAASDSTAAARDRIGDFAAGDQILLQAIDADGAAGNGDSAFRFVGAAAFSHSAGELRASAATGIPNGWLVEGDVNGDGIGDLSILVVATPGYQLSAADFVL from the coding sequence GTGGCAATTCTGAATGGCCGTGCGGGCGGCAGGCTGTCGCGCGCGGATGTCGCTGAAGGCAACCGTGACGTGACGATGCAAGATGTCATCACGGGAACGCCCGGCTGGGACGAGTTGAGGGGCACTCCGGGCGACGACGTGATCGACGGCTTGAGTGGCTACGATCAGATCTGGGGCGGCGATGGCAATGACATTCTCAGAAGCGGCGAGGACGGCGGCGTCCTTTACGGCGAAGCCGGCGATGACCGGCTGGAGGGAGGGCCCGGATCTTCCGCGATGGAAGGCGGCGCCGGCAACGATGTGATCATCGGCGGCGATGATGTCGATCATGTCATCATGGGGCTTGGATCGGATGTCGTTCAGACGGGCGCGGGCAAGGATTACATCGAGTTCCGCTCCCTCCGTGACGATGAAGGTCATCAGCTCATCGATGCTGGAAGCGACGACGATACGATCATCATCGGCTCCCGCGGAAAGTCGACCTTCGAGATCGCGACGGGCGTCGGCGCCGATATCCTGATCTTCAGCTCGTTGGGTGGCGATGCGGCGGTCACTCTGGGTGCCGGCGTCGATCGCGTGCGCTTCTGGACCGACGCGCCTGCGGGAAAGATCACGTTCCTCGATTTCGCCGCCGGTGCCGGCGGAGATCGGATCGACTGGATCGATCTCCTTACGACGAGCGCATACGGGTGGGACGTCAACACCAATCCGTTCGCGACCGGGTATTTGCGGTTGCGGCAGGAAGGCTTGTACGCAGTCCTGGACTTCGATCAGAACGGCGGTGGCGACACTTACCGGCCGATGTTCGTATTTGCCGGACGCAGCGCCTCCGCATTCACCGCCGAGAATTTCGACGGCTATCGCCCGGACGGGGCCATGCCGGCAGGGATCACGTTTTCCGGCACGAACAATTCAGACTGGCTGGACGGCACCAGCGGCAACGACACGATCGACGGGCTCGCGGGGGACGATGCCATCGGCGGTGGCGCGGGGAATGACACGATCCGCGGCGGGGCCGGGAGCGATAGTCTAACAGGCGAGATCGGCGACGACACGCTGGAGGGTGGTGCCGACAACGATTCGCTTTCGGATAAATTCGGGAACGACATCCTTCGGGGTGGCGATGGCGACGACACGCTCTTCGCCGAGGCTGGTGCCGATGAACTCGATGGCGGCGACGGCAATGATTACCTCTCCATAAATTCTCGGGATCTTCTTACGCGGACCGCACGTGGCGGCGAAGGAGACGATGTCATCGTTCTGATGCCCTACACGGCTGCGCACCATATTCTTGATGGCGGGGCTGGCGCGGACCGCATCAGCATCGATGGACTTTCGAAAACTGCGAATGTCACTTTGGGAAGTGGCAGCGATATCCTCGAGCTCGGGACCGCACAGTCGGATACTACCGCCTGGCAGGGGCAGATCACGGTTCGCGATTTCGCAACCGGAGTGAACGGCGATGCCTTCCAATTCCTCGATTTCGTAAGCGACGTCACGACATGGGATGGATCGAGCAATCCCTTCGGCAGCGGACATCTTCGCCTGCGCCAGGATGGAGCGAGCACGTTGTTCGAAATCGATCGCGACGGCGGCGGCGACGGCTACCGGACCTTGGTCATTTTCAACGCGACGCAAGCGACGGCGTTCACAAGCGTCAACCTCTCCGGGTTCGCGCCCGATGGATCCCCTCCGCCGGGGCTTGTCCTCACGGGCGGCGAGTGGAGCGACACGCTTCACGGCGGCAGCGGGGACGACCAGATCAGCGGCGGCGCTGAACAGGACCTTCTGTATGGCGCCGCAGGTGCCGACATGCTGTTCGGTGAGACCGGGAACGACTATCTTTACGGCGAAGCCGGCGCCGACACATTGCTCGGCGGTTCGGGCAACGATGGCCTGACCGGCGGGTATGGCGACGATCTGGTGGAGGGTGGTGAGGACAATGACTGGATCTCCGATCCGGAAGGTTCCGATACGTTACGCGGGGGCGCCGGCGACGATAACATCAGCGTGGATCGGCGCGATTCCATGTCGGCTTCCGTGTACGTTGACGGGGGCGCGGGCAACGATACGATAGAGCTGCGATCCTACAGCTACGGCGCGGTCGTGTTCGACGTGAACGGCGGTGACGGTGACGACCTCGTCAAGATCGGGGGCATGACCGCGAGTACGACGGTCACCCTCGGCGCCGGCATCGACAAGCTGTCCGTAGCTTTCGACTTCGCGACCTATTCTGGAAGTGTGCGGATCAACGATTTCGTTGCGGGCGCCGGAGGCGATCAGATCGATCTCTCGATCTTGTTGGAGCGCTTCAGCCCGCCTGCCGACCCCTTCGGTTCCGGCTATGCCCGGATCGTCAAATCGGGGAGCGATACGCTGGTCGAGTTCGATCGGGACGGGCGCGGCGGTATTTGGGGGTTCCAGACCATCTTCGTTCTGGCCGGCGTGAACCCCACGACGCTTACCGTCGACAATCTCGGCTACACGGTGAATGCGCTGAGCGGCACTGCTGCGGCGGACGTGGTCGTGGGCACCGAGAGAGACGAAGTGTTCGATCTGGCGCAAGGCGGAGCGGATCAGATTTCCGGCGGCGGCGGCGGAGATCTGATATATTTCGGGGCAAGCTATGGTGCGGGTGACATCGTTAATGGAGGCGCCGGCATCGATTCTCTGTCTCTGCAGGGCAGTTATGGTAGCGCCACGCCTCTCTCGCTGACCGGTTCGAGCATCCAAGGCATTGAGGTGCTGGTCCTGATGTCCAATACGGATTTGCGCTTCGCGAACCCCGGCATGTCGACGTCGCCAAGCCAATATACTTTGGTGATGCAGGATAATCTGCTCGCGACGGGTGGGACGCTGCAGATCGACGGGCGGGGCCTGACGGCTGCCGAGACGCTCAGCGTCGATGCCGCGGCGGAAGCGACCGGCGCTTATGCCATGTTCGGCGGTGCCTCGGCCGACACTCTGATCGGCGGCGGTGGGCAGGACGTGCTGGACGGTGGTGCCGGAGACGATATCCTCAACGGCTCCGGGGGCGCCGATACGCTGCGGGGCGGCCTCGGCAACGACCTTTATCTGTCAGACGGTCTCGATACGATCGTCGAAGCCGCAGGCGGCGGAACCGATGAGGTTCGCACGGCTGCGGCGGCGTACACGCTCACTGCGGCGAACATCGAGATCCTGACCGGAACGTCGGCCACCGGCCAAACGCTAAACGGCAGCGAAGTGGGCAATCTGATCGACGGCGGTGCCGGCAATGACATCATGAACGGTCTTGGCGGTGCCGACACGTTGCGCGGCAATGCGGGCAACGATGTCTACATCGTCGGCGCCGGCGATGTCGTGGTCGAGGCGGCGGGCAACGGCACCGATCGGGTGCGTACCGCGCTTGCTTCCTATTCGCTCGCCGCCAATGTCGAGGAACTGGTCGGCACGGCGGCGACCGGGCAGGGGCTGTCCGGCAACGCTCTGGCCAACACGATCACCGGCGGCAGCGGCAACGATATTCTCGACGGCGCGGGCGGCGCCGACATCCTGCAGGGCGGGCTCGGCGACGATATCTATGTCTTCGACGGCAGCGATGCTTTGTTGGAAGCTGCGAATGCGGGCACCGACGAGGTGCGCGTGTCGTTCGCCGCTTATACGTTGGCGGCGGCGAACATCGAGAATGTGACCGGCACGTCGTCGGCTGGGCAGGCGCTCACCGGCAACGGCGTCGCCAACGTCATCACCGGCGGCACCGGCAACGACACGCTCGACGGCGGCGCCGGTGCCGACACTTTGCGCGGCGGCCTCGGCAACGACATTTATCTGGTCGACGAGTCCGACATCGTCGTCGAGGCGGCGAGTGCCGGCACCGACGAGGTCCGCGTCTCGCTCGCGACGTACACGCTGAGGGCCGCCAACGTCGAGATCCTGACCGGCATTTCGGCCACCGGTCAGACGCTCAACGGCAACGAGCTCGGCAATTTGATCGACGGCGGTGCCGGCAACGACATCATGAACGGCCTCGGCGGCAGCGACACCTTGCGCGGCAATGGCGGCAACGACGTCTACATCGTCGGCGCCGGCGATGTCGTCGTCGAGACGGCGGGCAATGGCACCGACCGGGTCCGCACCGCGCTTGCGTCCTATTCGCTCACCGCCGATGTCGAGGAACTGGTCGGCACCGCCACCACCGGCCAGATCCTGCTTGGCAATTACATCGCCAACACGATCACGGGCGGCAGCGGCAACGACTTCCTCGACGGCGGCAATGGCAGCGACATCCTCCAGGGCGGGCTCGGCGACGACGTCTATTTCTTCGACGGCAGCGACGGTTTGGTCGAGGCGGCCAATGCCGGCACCGACGAGGTCCGGGTGGCGGCCGCGAGCTTTACCCTCGGCGCCAATTTCGAGAATGTGATCGGCACCGGCAGCGCCAATCAGCTGCTGACCGGCAATGCGGCGGCCAATTTGATCGACGGCGGCCTCGGCGCCGACCGGATGGTCGGGCTCGGCGGCAACGACATCTATCTGGTCGACAATTTGGGCGACGTCGTCGTCGAAGCGGTAGGCGACGGGGTGGACGAAGTCCGCACCGCGCTCGGCAGCCGCACCGACTTCAGCCAGCTCTACGTGCTCGCCGCCAATGTCGAGACTTTCACCGGCACCTCGACGACGGGGCAGGGCGTGCGCCTCAATGCCGGCGACAATGTCGTGCGGGTGCTGATGGGCAACGACCTGCTCGTGCTCGACAACGGCGGCAACGACCAGGTCAATGCCGGCGGCGGCTCGGACTTCCTCTACATGGGGGCGGCCTTCACCAACGGCGATGCGCTGAACGGCGGCGCCGGCAACGACACGGTGTCGCTGACCGGAACCTATGCGCTCACCCTCCAGGCCGACGATCTCGTCATGATCGAGAAGCTGATCCTCGACAGCTCCGGCAATGCGGCGGCGCCCTACACCTATGCGCTCGTCATGAACAACGCCAATGTCGCCGCCGGCCAGCAGATGGTGGTCGCGGCCGAGGCGCTGCTCGCCGGCGAGGTGCTGAGCTTCAACGGTGCCGGCGAAACCGACGGCAGCTACAGCGTCCAGGGCGGCCGCGGCGGCGATACGATCGTCACCGGCGCCGGTGCCGACCGGATCTGGGGCAATGGCGGTGCCGATCTCCTCACCGGCGGTGCCGGCAAGGACCTGTTCGACTATCGCGCGGCTAGCGACTCCACCGCCGCTGCGCGCGATCGGATCGGCGACTTCGCCGCCGGCGACCAGATCCTGCTCCAGGCGATCGATGCCGACGGCGCTGCCGGCAATGGCGACAGCGCTTTCCGCTTCGTCGGCGCGGCGGCGTTCAGCCACAGCGCCGGCGAGCTTCGCGCCAGCGCCGCGACAGGCATTCCGAACGGCTGGCTGGTCGAAGGCGACGTCAATGGCGACGGCATCGGCGATCTTTCGATCCTCGTCGTTGCGACGCCAGGCTATCAGCTCAGCGCCGCCGACTTCGTCCTGTAG